One window from the genome of Grus americana isolate bGruAme1 chromosome 2, bGruAme1.mat, whole genome shotgun sequence encodes:
- the LOC129203667 gene encoding epidermal retinol dehydrogenase 2-like, whose translation MFNFRSILKILQFLKLLFCLFFENLILLIFPRCKKTFAGEIVLITGSANGIGRQIALKFAPLGATLVLWDINDEGNKETSILAQNNGAKRVFAYHCDCSNREEVYEQADKVRKEVGDVTILINNAGILLGKKFCDIPDADFEKTLRVNFLSQVWTCKAFLPAMIACNRGHLVSMGSVAGLLGVHRMSDYAGSKFAVIGMMEAIDSELYHAGKRGIKTTVICPYFINTELAKGFQTQNTLFLPVYDAEYIASKIMDAIQKEKFYLIMPLTLRFIGFKTLIPRKMVLLLESCLQIASSLDKAFGQKKKD comes from the exons ATGTTCAACTTCAGAAGCATCCTGAAGATACTACAGTTcctgaaattattattttgtttattttttgagaaTTTAATCTTACTCATATTTCCTCGATGCAAAAAAACTTTTGCTGGGGAAATAGTGCTTATTACTGGCTCTGCAAATGGGATTGGAAGGCAAATTGCCTTAAAATTTGCTCCTTTGGGAGCAACCTTGGTTCTTTGGGACATCAATGATGAaggtaacaaagaaacaagcatATTAGCCCAAAATAATGGAGCTAAACGAGTGTTTGCCTACCACTGTGACTGCAGCAATAGGGAGGAGGTCTATGAACAGGCAGACAAG gTTAGAAAAGAAGTTGGGGACGTTACTATTCTAATCAATAATGCTGGCATACTGCTTGGGAAAAAGTTCTGTGATATTCCAGATGCAGATTTTGAAAAGACCTTAAGAGTCAACTTCCTCTCTCAAGTCTGg ACTTGCAAGGCCTTTCTTCCAGCCATGATTGCCTGTAACCGTGGACACCTGGTTAGCATGGGCAGTGTAGCAGGATTGTTGGGAGTCCACAGAATGTCAG ATTATGCTGGAAGTAAGTTTGCAGTCATTGGGATGATGGAAGCCATAGATTCGGAACTGTATCATGCAGGAAAACGAGGCATTAAAACCACAGTCATTTGCCCTTATTTTATTAACACCGAATTAGCTAAAGGTTTTCAAACCCA AAACacccttttccttcctgtttatGATGCAGAATATATAGCCAGCAAGATCATGGATgcaattcaaaaggaaaagttttacCTAATCATGCCTCTGACTTTACGCTTTATTGGTTTCAAAAC TCTCATTCCTAGAAAAATGGTACTACTCTTAGAATCGTGCCTTCAGATCGCCAGCAGCTTGGATAAAGCCTTtggtcagaagaaaaaggattga